A genomic segment from Montipora foliosa isolate CH-2021 chromosome 9, ASM3666993v2, whole genome shotgun sequence encodes:
- the LOC137971976 gene encoding uncharacterized protein, with the protein MSYMEHGRLHEYTCCVDGCNKVFILHPMRVKHECSQHSFISPDLLTNDERDDEGYYKCRDVNCFLLYKTKASRNRHEWKTHDNIPEQSSSVSGEPQEQVAEDYMYKYNYHAARLFYGLLMVNTHDSIREGDAARLMDCMKMSLLFFKKFKKHKYAYTELLFLCKVFAILSEREACHLCWNLFFKRK; encoded by the exons ATGTCCTACATGGAACATGGGAGGCTGCATGAGTACACATGCTGTGTAGATGGATGCAACAAGGTCTTCATATTACATCCCATGAGAGTCAA gCATGAATGTTCCCAGCACTCCTTCATTTCACCTGACCTGTTAACAAATGACGAAAGAGATGATGAAGGGTACTACAAATGCAGAGATGTCAACTGTTTTCTCCTTTACAAGACCAAAGCTAGTAGAAACAG ACATGAATGGAAGACCCACGACAACATCCCAGAGCAGTCATCCAgtgtcagtggggaaccccaaGAGCAAGTAGCAGAGGACTACATGTATAAGTACAACTACCATGCAGCTCGTCTTTTTTATGGTCTTTTGATGGTGAACACTCACGACTCGATTAGAGAGGGAGATGCAGCACGACTGATGGATTGCATGAAAATGtcacttttatttttcaagaaattcAAGAAACACAAATATGCTTACACAGAGCTGTTGTTTCTTTGCAAAGTATTTGCAATTTTGTCCGAAAGGGAAGCTTGCCATCTTTGCTGGAATCTCTTTTTTAAACGGAAATAG